In Candidatus Promineifilum breve, one genomic interval encodes:
- a CDS encoding transketolase family protein produces MKNYEQTLLELMAADERIVVMTAENRAAIRNLPNLAPERFIDTGITEMTMVGAAAGLALRGRVPVLHALATFLTLRAFEFVRTDVGIGNLPVKLVGGVPGFLSDGNGPTHQAIEDVALMRGIPHMHVFCPADEEDMLLGLPHIINSPHPTYIRYNGLKPMVAHDPHFEIGRAEVRRTSESASHLRERDDVAILVYGMLFAQAWEAKALLEAEGLAVRLINVRTPKPIDEEAVLSAARECNLLVTLEDHFLTGGLYSIVAETLLRHGQTADVLPFALDERWFRPALLADVLRFEGFTADQIAARILEYLPVRA; encoded by the coding sequence ATGAAGAATTACGAACAAACCTTATTGGAACTGATGGCCGCCGATGAGCGCATCGTGGTGATGACGGCCGAGAACCGGGCGGCCATCCGCAACCTGCCCAATCTGGCCCCCGAGCGATTCATCGATACCGGCATCACTGAGATGACCATGGTCGGCGCGGCGGCCGGGCTGGCTTTGCGCGGGCGCGTGCCGGTGCTCCACGCGCTGGCGACCTTCCTCACGCTGCGCGCCTTTGAGTTTGTGCGCACCGACGTGGGCATCGGCAACCTGCCGGTGAAGCTGGTCGGCGGCGTGCCCGGCTTCCTGTCCGACGGCAACGGGCCGACGCACCAGGCCATCGAGGACGTGGCCCTCATGCGCGGCATCCCCCACATGCACGTCTTCTGCCCGGCCGACGAGGAGGATATGCTGCTCGGCCTGCCGCACATCATCAACAGCCCCCACCCGACCTACATCCGCTACAATGGTTTGAAGCCGATGGTGGCGCATGACCCGCATTTTGAGATTGGCCGGGCCGAGGTGCGACGCACTTCGGAAAGTGCGTCGCACCTGAGAGAGCGCGACGACGTGGCGATCCTCGTCTATGGGATGCTCTTCGCCCAGGCGTGGGAGGCCAAGGCGCTGCTGGAGGCCGAGGGGCTGGCGGTGCGGCTCATCAACGTGCGCACGCCCAAGCCCATCGATGAGGAAGCTGTGCTCAGCGCCGCCCGCGAATGCAATCTACTGGTGACGCTGGAGGATCACTTCCTGACCGGCGGCCTCTATTCCATCGTGGCCGAGACGCTGCTGCGCCACGGTCAGACGGCCGACGTGCTGCCCTTCGCCCTCGATGAGCGCTGGTTCCGCCCGGCGCTGCTGGCCGACGTGCTGCGCTTCGAGGGTTTCACCGCCGACCAGATTGCGGCGCGCATCCTGGAATACCTGCCCGTGCGCGCTTAA
- a CDS encoding transketolase, with amino-acid sequence MNREEQTELENMALRVREHIIRLSTDGGCFTGASLSCADLIVYLYNRFLNVGPHNFDAADRDYLFLSKGHDVPALYGTFVELGWLPRERLANHLKTNDTIYWHPNRNVPGIEFHSGSLGHLPAVAVGVALDCKMRGLSNRIVVITGDGELNEGSVWEALLVANAHKLDNLLFIVDRNHFQANVRTEDLIPLEPLAPKFEAFGCRVRRVDGHDFAALEEGLADLLADTTPGKAGPRVLIADTVRGRGLPSIQERADRWFCNFTHDEVAALLDELHGARRAEIESEALMVR; translated from the coding sequence ATGAACCGCGAAGAACAAACCGAACTGGAAAACATGGCGCTGCGCGTCCGGGAGCACATCATCCGCCTATCGACCGATGGCGGCTGCTTCACCGGCGCGTCCCTGTCCTGCGCCGATCTGATCGTCTATCTCTATAACCGCTTCCTCAACGTCGGCCCGCACAATTTCGACGCGGCCGACCGCGACTATCTGTTTCTGTCGAAAGGGCATGACGTGCCCGCGCTCTATGGCACGTTTGTCGAATTGGGCTGGCTGCCGCGCGAACGGCTGGCTAACCATCTGAAGACCAACGACACCATCTACTGGCATCCCAACCGCAACGTGCCCGGCATCGAGTTCCATTCCGGCTCGCTGGGGCATCTGCCGGCGGTGGCCGTGGGCGTGGCCCTCGATTGCAAGATGCGCGGCCTGTCCAATCGCATCGTCGTCATCACCGGCGACGGCGAATTGAACGAAGGCTCGGTGTGGGAGGCGCTGCTCGTCGCCAACGCCCACAAGCTGGATAACCTGCTCTTCATCGTCGACCGCAACCACTTTCAGGCCAACGTGCGCACCGAGGACCTGATCCCGCTGGAGCCGCTGGCCCCCAAGTTCGAGGCCTTCGGCTGCCGGGTGCGGCGCGTTGACGGCCATGACTTCGCGGCGCTGGAAGAAGGGCTGGCCGACCTGCTGGCGGATACGACCCCCGGCAAAGCGGGGCCGCGCGTCCTCATCGCCGACACGGTGCGCGGCCGGGGGCTGCCCAGCATCCAGGAGCGCGCTGACCGCTGGTTCTGCAACTTCACCCACGACGAAGTGGCGGCGCTGCTGGACGAACTCCACGGCGCGCGCCGGGCCGAGATCGAATCCGAGGCCCTGATGGTCAGATAA
- a CDS encoding cytidylyltransferase domain-containing protein, with the protein MPRLSGGIVTVIQARTSSTRLPNKVLRPLAGKPLLTRMVERVLAAELAGTVVVATTTDAADDPIAELCRAEGFLCYRGDAEDVLDRHFQTGREYNAATVIKIPSDCPLIDPRVIDRVIAYYLAQPDEFDFVSNLHPPSYPDGNDVEMMTMAALETAWREATRPLEREHTTPFFWENPERFRLGNVFWESGLDYSMSHRWTIDYEEDYRFIAAVYDALYPTDRLFSLDDILDYLALHPDVADINSQYAGVNWYRHHLDELKSVSPGQTRQL; encoded by the coding sequence ATGCCCCGGCTTAGCGGCGGGATCGTCACCGTCATCCAGGCGCGCACCAGCTCGACGCGCCTGCCCAACAAAGTATTGCGGCCGTTGGCCGGCAAGCCGTTGCTGACGCGGATGGTCGAGCGGGTGCTGGCCGCCGAACTGGCCGGCACGGTCGTCGTGGCGACCACCACCGACGCCGCCGATGACCCCATCGCCGAGTTGTGCCGCGCCGAAGGCTTCCTGTGTTACCGGGGCGACGCCGAGGACGTGCTCGACCGCCACTTCCAGACCGGGCGTGAATATAACGCGGCCACGGTCATCAAAATTCCATCCGATTGCCCGCTCATCGACCCGCGTGTCATCGACCGGGTCATCGCTTACTATCTGGCCCAGCCCGATGAGTTCGATTTCGTCAGCAATCTGCACCCGCCCAGCTATCCCGACGGCAACGACGTGGAGATGATGACCATGGCCGCGCTGGAGACGGCCTGGCGCGAGGCGACCCGGCCGCTGGAGCGCGAGCATACAACGCCCTTCTTCTGGGAGAACCCGGAACGCTTTCGCCTGGGCAACGTCTTCTGGGAGTCGGGCCTGGACTATTCGATGAGCCACCGCTGGACCATCGACTACGAAGAGGATTACCGCTTTATCGCCGCCGTCTATGACGCTCTCTACCCCACCGACCGTCTGTTCAGCCTCGATGACATACTGGACTATCTGGCGCTGCACCCGGACGTGGCCGACATCAACAGCCAGTATGCCGGGGTCAACTGGTATCGCCATCATCTGGACGAATTGAAAAGCGTGTCGCCGGGGCAGACCCGTCAACTCTAG
- a CDS encoding PIG-L deacetylase family protein: MSGAYTPQTAMFIFAHPDDIEFGVAGTAAKWARAGSRVIYVVITDGNVGSHEDGMTPERLAEIRRAEQTAAGQVAGAECLFLGYHDGFLQPTLELRKDLVRLIRQYRPDAVVCGDPSNYFPAEDYINHPDHRAAAQAALDAVFPAAEMTLLYPDLAAEGLVGHKVNYVFVSFGERVNHFVDITDTIDLKIEALQKHVSQLGQWNPADMIRQWAADTGKKVGFAYAEGFYRITLQSLDTPATAQPEI; this comes from the coding sequence ATGAGTGGCGCTTATACTCCCCAGACGGCGATGTTTATTTTTGCCCACCCGGACGATATCGAATTCGGCGTGGCCGGCACAGCAGCCAAATGGGCGCGGGCCGGCAGCCGCGTCATCTACGTGGTCATCACCGACGGCAACGTGGGCAGCCACGAGGACGGCATGACGCCGGAGCGGCTGGCCGAAATTCGGCGGGCCGAGCAGACGGCCGCCGGGCAGGTGGCCGGGGCCGAGTGCCTCTTCCTGGGCTATCACGACGGCTTCTTGCAGCCGACGCTGGAACTGCGCAAGGACCTGGTGCGGCTCATCCGCCAATACCGGCCGGACGCCGTCGTCTGCGGTGACCCGTCCAACTACTTTCCGGCCGAGGATTACATCAACCACCCCGACCACCGCGCCGCGGCCCAGGCAGCGCTCGACGCCGTCTTCCCGGCGGCCGAGATGACGCTGCTCTACCCCGACCTGGCCGCCGAGGGGTTGGTGGGCCACAAGGTGAATTACGTCTTCGTCTCTTTCGGCGAACGGGTCAACCATTTCGTCGATATTACCGATACCATCGACCTGAAGATCGAGGCGCTCCAGAAGCACGTCAGCCAGTTGGGCCAGTGGAACCCGGCCGATATGATCCGCCAATGGGCGGCCGACACGGGCAAGAAGGTCGGCTTCGCCTATGCCGAGGGGTTCTATCGCATCACGCTTCAGTCACTCGATACGCCGGCGACCGCGCAGCCGGAAATATAG
- a CDS encoding cation-translocating P-type ATPase, with translation MSDWYQLEVEAALRELNSSSELGLSSAEAAARLEKFGPNELVEKGAKSPLAIFADQFKDLMVIILIVAAIASAVLGEVEEVVIIMAIVALNAVIGFSQEYRAEKAIAALKKLAVPTVRVLRDGRLADISARWLVPGDIVRLETGDLIPADGRLLESINLRAQEAALTGESEPISKFITPLAARNGQAPPLGDRRNMVYMGTAVSYGRGTALITETGMQTELGNIAELIQGVEEDQTPLQRRLDHLGKILGYIAIAIIVFVVGLGLLRGEHFSNLFLVGVSLAVAAVPEGLPAVVAITLALGAQRMLKRNALIRRLPAVETLGSVTVICSDKTGTLTQNRMTVTVLDVAGHSRELATLVDSAGYIHNAVLKPEAAPEERSLDLLLIAGALCNDALLQDEPEGGRRVMGDPTEGALVLAADEIGHSKAELETRWPRLAEVPFTSERKRMTTIHHSPPEDEFAQAPWGRQPYVAFTKGAADGLLESCGHYWTGDEIKPLDEAARALILAANARSAQAGQRVLGVAFRGLDELPDTADESAVEREMCFVGLISMIDPPRPEVKAAVRTAREAGIQSIMITGDHPLTAQTIARDLAITTGDRHLTGHDLAEMPAGALQQIVQDVPVYARVSPEHKLDIVQALQDRGQVVAMTGDGVNDAPALKKAEIGVAMGIAGTDVSKEAADMVLLDDNYATIVAAIEEGRNIYDNIRKFVTYILSSNTGELFVMFIGPFLGLPLPLLAVQILWINLVTDGLPGLALAVEPAEKGIMKRPPYHPDESILSRGVGQRIVWIGLLMGAVSLLVGLFYYRQDPNGPWQTMIFTTLTLAQMGNALALRAHEDSVLRIGPFSNRLMVIAIALTVVLQLALLYTSIGRRFFGVVALSPADLAIGLAASALVFVAVEIEKWLRRRKN, from the coding sequence ATGAGTGACTGGTATCAACTGGAAGTCGAAGCCGCGTTGCGCGAACTGAACAGTTCCAGCGAACTGGGCTTGTCGTCGGCCGAAGCCGCCGCCCGCCTGGAGAAGTTCGGGCCGAACGAACTCGTCGAGAAGGGCGCTAAAAGCCCCCTGGCTATCTTCGCCGATCAGTTCAAGGACCTGATGGTCATCATCCTGATCGTGGCCGCCATCGCCTCGGCCGTGTTGGGCGAGGTGGAAGAGGTGGTCATCATCATGGCTATCGTCGCCCTGAACGCCGTCATCGGTTTCTCGCAGGAGTACCGCGCCGAAAAGGCCATCGCCGCCCTGAAGAAGCTGGCCGTGCCCACCGTGCGGGTGCTGCGCGACGGCCGGCTGGCCGACATCTCCGCCCGCTGGCTGGTGCCGGGCGACATCGTGCGGCTGGAAACGGGCGATCTCATCCCCGCCGACGGCCGCCTGTTGGAGAGCATCAACCTGCGCGCCCAGGAAGCGGCCCTGACCGGCGAATCGGAGCCGATCAGCAAGTTCATCACGCCGCTGGCCGCGCGCAACGGCCAGGCCCCGCCCCTGGGCGACCGGCGCAATATGGTCTACATGGGCACGGCCGTCAGCTACGGCCGCGGCACGGCCCTCATCACCGAGACGGGGATGCAGACCGAGCTGGGCAACATCGCCGAACTCATCCAGGGCGTGGAGGAAGACCAGACCCCCTTGCAGCGCCGCCTCGATCATCTGGGCAAAATCCTGGGCTACATCGCCATCGCCATCATCGTGTTTGTGGTTGGCCTGGGGCTGTTGCGCGGCGAACATTTCAGCAACCTGTTCCTCGTCGGCGTCAGTCTGGCCGTGGCCGCCGTGCCGGAGGGACTGCCGGCCGTCGTCGCCATCACCCTGGCCCTGGGCGCGCAACGGATGCTCAAGCGCAACGCGCTCATCCGCCGCCTGCCGGCCGTGGAAACCCTCGGTTCGGTGACCGTCATCTGCTCCGACAAGACCGGCACGCTGACCCAGAACCGCATGACCGTGACCGTGCTGGACGTGGCCGGCCACTCGCGCGAGTTGGCGACGCTGGTCGATAGCGCCGGCTACATCCACAACGCCGTGCTGAAGCCGGAAGCCGCCCCCGAGGAGCGCTCGCTCGACCTGCTGCTCATTGCCGGGGCGCTGTGCAACGATGCCTTGTTGCAGGACGAACCGGAGGGCGGGCGGCGCGTCATGGGCGACCCGACGGAAGGCGCGCTGGTCCTGGCCGCCGACGAAATCGGCCATAGCAAGGCAGAACTGGAAACGCGCTGGCCGCGGCTGGCCGAGGTGCCCTTCACGTCGGAGCGCAAGCGCATGACGACCATCCACCACAGCCCGCCGGAAGACGAGTTTGCCCAGGCCCCCTGGGGCCGGCAGCCTTACGTCGCCTTCACCAAGGGCGCGGCCGACGGCCTGCTCGAGAGTTGCGGCCACTACTGGACCGGCGATGAGATCAAGCCCCTCGACGAGGCGGCGCGGGCGCTTATATTGGCGGCCAACGCCCGTTCGGCCCAAGCCGGCCAGCGCGTGTTGGGCGTGGCCTTTCGCGGCCTGGACGAGTTGCCCGACACGGCCGACGAGAGCGCCGTCGAGCGGGAGATGTGCTTCGTGGGGCTAATCAGCATGATCGATCCGCCGCGGCCGGAGGTGAAGGCGGCGGTGCGAACGGCCCGCGAGGCCGGCATTCAGTCGATCATGATCACCGGCGATCACCCGCTGACGGCCCAAACTATCGCCCGTGACCTGGCGATCACGACCGGCGACCGCCATCTGACCGGCCACGATCTGGCGGAGATGCCGGCCGGGGCGCTGCAACAGATCGTGCAGGACGTGCCCGTCTATGCCCGCGTCTCGCCGGAGCACAAGCTCGACATCGTGCAGGCGCTGCAAGATCGGGGGCAGGTCGTGGCGATGACCGGCGACGGGGTGAACGACGCCCCGGCCCTGAAAAAGGCCGAGATCGGTGTGGCGATGGGCATCGCCGGCACCGATGTGTCCAAGGAAGCGGCCGACATGGTGCTGCTCGATGACAACTACGCCACCATCGTCGCCGCCATCGAGGAAGGGCGCAACATCTACGACAACATCCGCAAGTTCGTCACCTACATCCTGTCGAGCAACACCGGCGAGTTGTTCGTCATGTTCATCGGGCCATTCCTGGGGTTGCCGCTGCCGCTGCTGGCGGTGCAAATCCTGTGGATCAATCTGGTGACCGACGGCCTGCCGGGGTTGGCCCTGGCTGTGGAGCCGGCCGAAAAGGGCATTATGAAGCGGCCGCCCTACCATCCCGACGAGAGCATCCTCAGCCGCGGCGTGGGCCAGCGCATCGTCTGGATCGGCCTGTTGATGGGCGCGGTCTCGTTGTTGGTGGGGCTGTTCTACTACCGGCAAGACCCCAATGGGCCGTGGCAGACGATGATCTTCACCACGTTGACCCTGGCCCAGATGGGCAACGCTTTGGCCTTGCGGGCGCATGAGGATTCGGTGCTGCGGATTGGCCCCTTCTCCAATCGGCTGATGGTCATCGCCATCGCTCTGACCGTCGTGCTGCAACTGGCGCTGCTCTATACGTCGATCGGCCGCCGCTTCTTCGGCGTGGTCGCCCTGTCGCCGGCCGATCTGGCGATTGGCCTGGCGGCCAGCGCGCTGGTGTTCGTGGCCGTGGAAATCGAAAAGTGGCTGCGTAGGAGAAAGAATTAA
- a CDS encoding DUF309 domain-containing protein has protein sequence MTTSPLIIAFVADLMFTTRIALVAEHLGYRVEWIESADQVGAPDAEAAPERPGEALHGRAGRLFEAIVRRQPALLLFDLNNDAIPWREWIAALKSSAATRRIPVLCFGPHEDVAVMTAAKAAGADAVLARSRFTADMPALFQRYARIPDRPALDAVCAEPLAALARTGIERFNRGEFYAAHDALEEAWMDDSGPGRDLYRGILQVGIAYYQIEQGNYRGAVKMLLRVRQWLDPLPAVCRGVDVAGLRADVERVYQALTALGPERIASFDRALLGVIVVE, from the coding sequence ATGACTACTTCCCCACTGATCATCGCCTTCGTGGCCGACCTAATGTTTACGACGCGCATTGCCCTGGTGGCCGAGCATCTGGGCTATCGCGTGGAGTGGATCGAGTCGGCCGATCAGGTTGGCGCGCCCGACGCTGAGGCCGCGCCGGAGAGGCCGGGCGAGGCGCTCCACGGCCGCGCGGGGCGACTGTTCGAGGCCATCGTCCGCCGCCAGCCGGCGCTGCTGCTGTTCGACCTGAACAACGACGCCATCCCCTGGCGCGAGTGGATCGCCGCGCTCAAATCGTCGGCGGCCACGCGCCGCATCCCCGTCCTGTGCTTTGGCCCCCACGAGGATGTTGCCGTGATGACCGCCGCCAAGGCCGCCGGGGCCGATGCGGTGCTGGCCCGGTCGCGCTTCACGGCCGACATGCCCGCCCTGTTCCAGCGCTACGCCCGCATCCCCGACCGCCCGGCCCTCGACGCCGTGTGCGCCGAGCCGCTGGCGGCGTTGGCCCGCACCGGCATCGAACGCTTCAATCGCGGCGAGTTCTACGCCGCCCACGACGCGCTGGAAGAAGCGTGGATGGACGACAGCGGCCCGGGGCGCGATCTCTACCGGGGCATCCTTCAGGTGGGCATCGCCTACTATCAGATTGAGCAGGGCAATTATCGCGGCGCGGTCAAGATGCTGCTGCGGGTGCGCCAATGGCTCGACCCGTTGCCGGCCGTCTGTCGCGGCGTCGACGTGGCCGGGCTGCGGGCCGACGTGGAGCGCGTCTATCAGGCCCTCACCGCCCTCGGCCCGGAGCGCATCGCCTCATTCGACCGGGCGCTACTGGGCGTCATCGTTGTGGAATAG